A section of the Parasteatoda tepidariorum isolate YZ-2023 chromosome 6, CAS_Ptep_4.0, whole genome shotgun sequence genome encodes:
- the LOC107449654 gene encoding MICOS complex subunit MIC60, whose product MWRSLKQAAVKSKIHNKVFFRNHSNELYSKSRKVAIVTAAACTGLVSAVVYSKYDSALKSVFERYIPYINKIYELLPDFYESKSLTPETSLENKELSNFLKDEPEDAAGSSQKFGVDFKTHVKDGTVNSDVNKLEVEPVELNVSLSEKQASKFVFNESFVNGMVKQLESSCSETILAYEDAVEEIRKYMKSLCAALSGDPDSNIAWKQAYQATCDRNAAIERAEEKASNTKALIEKLKSIAKNVALEDPKHPLINMCDDTVKKIVKELNNSETKIKSVENEIKSTSEYQMLVNKCIEEFRQKFQNWTHGLSDKKTIDESDLNALIVEAHQKIEQLQKQLAKQQVTEEVRLGEAVRKQILNENSLIEDKIGAELEKRNIEIEIAVLKRVSSLKENFESELRKLLHIQAAAHSDHIQKLLKVHEQEIERKYSLDLEERLLHTKGAIASDMSGLMARLKKILAFLKAKTDLDAESRKAESLWLSCQSMSNKISSNNSNLNPLEEDIASIKLSADESNVYVNTVLAGIPNEALSRGVCSPGILKQKFFDVKKVCRKVAMIDENNDSLYRYFLSYLQSCLIIDEVSIPAAELEGKVAVDPREWDTYDILSRISYSLQSDNLEQALRYANQLKGEARIVANEWIKELRLLLETQTVVKALSAYAAAVNVQAYH is encoded by the coding sequence ATGTGGCGGTCATTGAAACAAGCGGCTGTTAAGTCTAAAATTCACAACAAAGTTTTTTTCCGCAATCATTCAAATGAATTATATAGTAAATCTCGAAAGGTAGCTATAGTAACTGCTGCTGCTTGTACAGGATTGGTGTCAGCTGTTGTGTACAGTAAATATGATTCTGcactaaaaagtgtttttgaaagatatattccatatattaataaaatatatgagcTCTTGCCGGATTTTTATGAATCTAAAAGCCTGACACCTGAAACATCCCTAGAGAATAAAGAGttgtccaattttttaaaagatgagcCAGAAGATGCTGCTGGCTCATCTCAGAAATTTGGGGTAGATTTTAAAACGCATGTAAAAGACGGAACTGTAAATagtgatgtaaataaattagaagTAGAGCCAGTTGAGCTGAATGTCTCATTGTCTGAAAAGCAAGCTTCAAAGTTTGTATTCAATGAAAGTTTCGTTAATGGTATGGTAAAACAATTGGAATCAAGTTGTAGTGAAACGATATTAGCATATGAAGATGCTGTCgaagaaattagaaaatatatgaaGTCATTGTGTGCAGCCTTATCTGGTGATCCTGATAGTAATATTGCTTGGAAACAAGCTTATCAGGCAACTTGTGATAGAAATGCTGCTATTGAAAGGGCTGAAGAAAAGGCATCAAATACCAAAGCTTTGATTGAAAAGCTTAAATCTATTGCAAAAAATGTTGCCCTTGAAGATCCTAAACACCCATTAATTAATATGTGTGATGATACTGTTAAGAAAATTGTGAAAGAACTAAATAAttctgaaactaaaataaaatctgttgaaaatgaaatcaaatctACTTCTGAGTATCAGATGCTTGTGAATAAATGTATAGAAGAGTTTCggcagaaatttcaaaattggacCCATGGATTAAGcgataaaaaaactattgatgAGAGTGATTTGAATGCCTTGATTGTTGAAGCTCATCAAAAGATTGAGCAATTACAGAAGCAACTTGCTAAGCAACAGGTCACTGAAGAGGTAAGACTTGGTGAGGCAGtgagaaaacaaatattgaatgaaaattctcTAATCGAGGACAAAATTGGAGcagaattagaaaaaagaaatattgagatTGAAATAGCTGTTTTGAAAAGAGTGTCAtcacttaaagaaaattttgaatctgaACTTAGGAAGCTACTTCATATCCAAGCAGCGGCACATAGTGACCATATACAAAAACTGTTGAAAGTACATGAGCAAGAAATTGAACGAAAATATTCTTTAGATTTGGAAGAAAGACTACTACACACGAAAGGTGCTATTGCATCTGATATGTCTGGATTGATGGCgaggttgaaaaaaatattagcatttttaaaagctaaaacaGATTTAGATGCTGAGTCCAGAAAAGCTGAATCATTATGGTTATCTTGCCAGTCCATGAGTAACAagatttcttcaaataataGCAACTTGAATCCTTTGGAAGAAGATATTGCTTCTATAAAGCTTTCTGCGGATGAAAGTAATGTGTATGTTAATACTGTATTGGCAGGAATACCTAATGAAGCCTTATCTCGTGGTGTATGTTCTCCTGGCATTTTAAAGCAGAAGTTTTTTGATGTGAAAAAAGTTTGCCGAAAAGTAGCAATGATCGATGAAAACAATGATTCTTTATATcgttattttttgtcttatttgcAGTCTTGTCTAATTATAGATGAAGTTTCCATACCTGCAGCTGAGCTTGAGGGAAAGGTGGCTGTTGATCCAAGGGAATGGGATACGTATGATATTCTTTCCAGAATCTCTTATTCCTTACAAAGTGATAATCTTGAGCAAGCTTTGAGGTACGCCAATCAGTTAAAAGGAGAGGCTAGGATTGTAGCGAATGAatggataaaagaattaagaCTATTGTTAGAAACACAAACAGTTGTTAAAGCTCTCTCAGCTTATGCAGCAGCTGTTAATGTTCAGGCTTATCACTAA
- the LOC107449660 gene encoding zinc finger protein 271-like, translating to MCDKAFKQKHNVIEHSLLHCEEKPYSCCICEKTFKQKQELTEHFLVHSRGKRFSCSLCNKTFSRKSVLNIHSLIHSEAKPYSCNVCDKTFRHKQSLKNHSLVHNKETPYLCSICGKIFSHKFSLNRHSLVHSEEKPYPCSVCDKSFSRESDLVQHFFVHSEDKPYSCNVCDKTFSRKAYLNTHSLVHNEEKPYSCSMCNRTFSMKYTLKAHYVVHTGEKPYSCSLCDKTFSRKRGLTEHSLVHSEEKPYLCGMCDKRFSRKSDLNRHNLVHSGEKSNSCTVCEKTFARKSDLNRHYLVHTGEKPYSCSMCDKAFSQKTLLNEHSRVHT from the coding sequence ATGTGTGATAAAGCATTTAAACAGAAGCATAATGTAATTGAACACTCTCTTCTTCATTGTGAAGAAAAACCTTATTCATGTTGTATATGTGAAAAAACATTCAAACAGAAACAAGAATTAACTGAACACTTTCTTGTTCATAGTAGGGGAAAACGTTTTTCATGCAGTTTATGCAATAAAACATTCTCACGAAAATCTGTTTTGAATATACACTCTCTTATCCATAGTGAAGCTAAACCTTATTCATGCAATGTATGTGATAAAACATTTAGACACAAACAAAGTTTAAAGAATCATTCCCTTGTTCATAATAAGGAAACACCTTATTTATGTAGCATATGTGGTAAGATATTCtcacataaattttctttgaacaGACACTCTCTTGTGCATAGTGAAGAAAAACCTTATCCGTGCAGTGTATGTGATAAATCATTCTCGCGGGAATCTGATTTAGTTCAACACTTTTTTGTCCACAGTGAAGACAAACCTTATTCGTGCAATGTATGTGACAAGACATTCTCAcggaaagcatatttaaatacaCACTCTCTTGTCCATAATGAAGAAAAGCCTTACTCATGCAGTATGTGTAATAGAACATTCTCCATGAAGTATACTCTAAAAGCACATTATgttgttcatactggtgagaagccaTATTCATGCAGTCTCTGTGATAAAACATTCTCACGAAAACGTGGTTTAACTGAACATTCTCTTGTTCATAGTGAAGAAAAACCTTATTTGTGTGGTATGTGTGATAAAAGATTCTCACGGAAATCTGACTTAAATAGACATAACCTTGTTCACAGTGGTGAGAAATCTAATTCATGTACTGTGTGTGAAAAAACATTTGCcagaaaatctgatttaaatagaCATTACCTTGTCCATACCGGAGAGAAACCTTATTCATGCAGTATGTGTGATAAAGCATTTTCACAGAAAACTTTACTAAATGAACACTCCCGTGTTCATACTTGA